From Coturnix japonica isolate 7356 chromosome 1, Coturnix japonica 2.1, whole genome shotgun sequence, the proteins below share one genomic window:
- the CHODL gene encoding chondrolectin isoform X4 — MGLGLGLAAVLAAAALCGCGALGGRVLSGQKVCYGGFKRSCYKIAYFQDLSRRVGFQEARQACEMDGGALLSLESEAEQQLIENMLQNLTRSGSGISDGDFWIGLWRSGDGLATSSACPDLYHWADGSISPFRNWYTDEPSCGSEACVVMYHQPTANPGLGGPYLYQWNDDRCNMKHNFICKYGPGIFPTVPAGNPYDTNKPEDQYHVIATETGIIPNLIYVVIPTIPLLLLILVAFGTCCFQMLHKSKGRTKTSPNQSTLWISKTPRKDSSMEV, encoded by the exons gtcaaAAGGTATGCTATGGTGGCTTCAAGCGCTCCTGCTACAAGATAGCTTATTTCCAGGACTTGTCCAGACGCGTGGGCTTTCAGGAGGCCCGCCAAGCTTGTGAAATGGATGGTGGGGCTTTACTGAGCTTGGAAAGtgaagctgagcagcagcttaTAGAAAACATGTTACAGAACCTCACTAGGTCAGGCTCTGGGATTTCCGATGGTGATTTCTGGATTGGGTTGTGGAGAAGTGGTGATGGACTGGCAACCTCCAGTGCTTGCCCTGACCTTTACCATTGGGCTGATGGAAGTATTTCACCCTTCAG AAATTGGTATACAGATGAGCCTTCCTGTGGAAGCGAAGCCTGTGTTGTCATGTATCATCAGCCAACTGCAAACCCTGGACTGGGAGGGCCATATCTTTATCAATGGAATGATGATAGATGCAACATGAAGCACAATTTTATCTGCAAGTATGGCCCAG GTATTTTTCCAACAGTGCCAGCAGGAAATCCATATGacacaaacaaaccagaagatCAGTATCATGTAATAGCTACTGAAACAG GTATAATTCCAAATCTAATTTATGTTGTAATACCCACTATACCACTACTACTGTTAATACTGGTGGCTTTTGGGACTTGCTGTTTCCAGATGCTTCATAAAAG taaaggaagaacaaaaacaagtcCGAACCAGTCCACACTGTGGATTTCAAAGACCCCTAGGAAGGACAGTAGCATGGAGGTATAA
- the CHODL gene encoding chondrolectin isoform X5 yields MGLGLGLAAVLAAAALCGCGALGGRVLSGQKVCYGGFKRSCYKIAYFQDLSRRVGFQEARQACEMDGGALLSLESEAEQQLIENMLQNLTRSGSGISDGDFWIGLWRSGDGLATSSACPDLYHWADGSISPFRNWYTDEPSCGSEACVVMYHQPTANPGLGGPYLYQWNDDRCNMKHNFICKYGPGIFPTVPAGNPYDTNKPEDQYHVIATETGIIPNLIYVVIPTIPLLLLILVAFGTCCFQMLHKREARRNCFKDPSPLSSECLAESLNSNL; encoded by the exons gtcaaAAGGTATGCTATGGTGGCTTCAAGCGCTCCTGCTACAAGATAGCTTATTTCCAGGACTTGTCCAGACGCGTGGGCTTTCAGGAGGCCCGCCAAGCTTGTGAAATGGATGGTGGGGCTTTACTGAGCTTGGAAAGtgaagctgagcagcagcttaTAGAAAACATGTTACAGAACCTCACTAGGTCAGGCTCTGGGATTTCCGATGGTGATTTCTGGATTGGGTTGTGGAGAAGTGGTGATGGACTGGCAACCTCCAGTGCTTGCCCTGACCTTTACCATTGGGCTGATGGAAGTATTTCACCCTTCAG AAATTGGTATACAGATGAGCCTTCCTGTGGAAGCGAAGCCTGTGTTGTCATGTATCATCAGCCAACTGCAAACCCTGGACTGGGAGGGCCATATCTTTATCAATGGAATGATGATAGATGCAACATGAAGCACAATTTTATCTGCAAGTATGGCCCAG GTATTTTTCCAACAGTGCCAGCAGGAAATCCATATGacacaaacaaaccagaagatCAGTATCATGTAATAGCTACTGAAACAG GTATAATTCCAAATCTAATTTATGTTGTAATACCCACTATACCACTACTACTGTTAATACTGGTGGCTTTTGGGACTTGCTGTTTCCAGATGCTTCATAAAAG gGAAGCAAGGAGAAACTGCTTCAAAGACCCATCTCCATTATCATCTGAATGCCTTGCAGAAAGTTTAAATTCCAACCTG taa
- the CHODL gene encoding chondrolectin isoform X2, protein MGLGLGLAAVLAAAALCGCGALGGRVLSGQKVCYGGFKRSCYKIAYFQDLSRRVGFQEARQACEMDGGALLSLESEAEQQLIENMLQNLTRSGSGISDGDFWIGLWRSGDGLATSSACPDLYHWADGSISPFRNWYTDEPSCGSEACVVMYHQPTANPGLGGPYLYQWNDDRCNMKHNFICKYGPDNVLEKELGDRAEPDYGIFPTVPAGNPYDTNKPEDQYHVIATETGIIPNLIYVVIPTIPLLLLILVAFGTCCFQMLHKREARRNCFKDPSPLSSECLAESLNSNL, encoded by the exons gtcaaAAGGTATGCTATGGTGGCTTCAAGCGCTCCTGCTACAAGATAGCTTATTTCCAGGACTTGTCCAGACGCGTGGGCTTTCAGGAGGCCCGCCAAGCTTGTGAAATGGATGGTGGGGCTTTACTGAGCTTGGAAAGtgaagctgagcagcagcttaTAGAAAACATGTTACAGAACCTCACTAGGTCAGGCTCTGGGATTTCCGATGGTGATTTCTGGATTGGGTTGTGGAGAAGTGGTGATGGACTGGCAACCTCCAGTGCTTGCCCTGACCTTTACCATTGGGCTGATGGAAGTATTTCACCCTTCAG AAATTGGTATACAGATGAGCCTTCCTGTGGAAGCGAAGCCTGTGTTGTCATGTATCATCAGCCAACTGCAAACCCTGGACTGGGAGGGCCATATCTTTATCAATGGAATGATGATAGATGCAACATGAAGCACAATTTTATCTGCAAGTATGGCCCAG ACAATGTCTTAGAAAAAGAATTAGgagacagagcagagccagATTACG GTATTTTTCCAACAGTGCCAGCAGGAAATCCATATGacacaaacaaaccagaagatCAGTATCATGTAATAGCTACTGAAACAG GTATAATTCCAAATCTAATTTATGTTGTAATACCCACTATACCACTACTACTGTTAATACTGGTGGCTTTTGGGACTTGCTGTTTCCAGATGCTTCATAAAAG gGAAGCAAGGAGAAACTGCTTCAAAGACCCATCTCCATTATCATCTGAATGCCTTGCAGAAAGTTTAAATTCCAACCTG taa
- the CHODL gene encoding chondrolectin isoform X3, whose amino-acid sequence MGLGLGLAAVLAAAALCGCGALGGRVLSGQKVCYGGFKRSCYKIAYFQDLSRRVGFQEARQACEMDGGALLSLESEAEQQLIENMLQNLTRSGSGISDGDFWIGLWRSGDGLATSSACPDLYHWADGSISPFRNWYTDEPSCGSEACVVMYHQPTANPGLGGPYLYQWNDDRCNMKHNFICKYGPDNVLEKELGDRAEPDYGIFPTVPAGNPYDTNKPEDQYHVIATETVKEEQKQVRTSPHCGFQRPLGRTVAWRYNDLLTENKAKITFCSWAVL is encoded by the exons gtcaaAAGGTATGCTATGGTGGCTTCAAGCGCTCCTGCTACAAGATAGCTTATTTCCAGGACTTGTCCAGACGCGTGGGCTTTCAGGAGGCCCGCCAAGCTTGTGAAATGGATGGTGGGGCTTTACTGAGCTTGGAAAGtgaagctgagcagcagcttaTAGAAAACATGTTACAGAACCTCACTAGGTCAGGCTCTGGGATTTCCGATGGTGATTTCTGGATTGGGTTGTGGAGAAGTGGTGATGGACTGGCAACCTCCAGTGCTTGCCCTGACCTTTACCATTGGGCTGATGGAAGTATTTCACCCTTCAG AAATTGGTATACAGATGAGCCTTCCTGTGGAAGCGAAGCCTGTGTTGTCATGTATCATCAGCCAACTGCAAACCCTGGACTGGGAGGGCCATATCTTTATCAATGGAATGATGATAGATGCAACATGAAGCACAATTTTATCTGCAAGTATGGCCCAG ACAATGTCTTAGAAAAAGAATTAGgagacagagcagagccagATTACG GTATTTTTCCAACAGTGCCAGCAGGAAATCCATATGacacaaacaaaccagaagatCAGTATCATGTAATAGCTACTGAAACAG taaaggaagaacaaaaacaagtcCGAACCAGTCCACACTGTGGATTTCAAAGACCCCTAGGAAGGACAGTAGCATGGAGGTATAATGATTTactgactgaaaacaaagcaaaaataacattttgcagTTGGGCTGTATTATAA
- the CHODL gene encoding chondrolectin isoform X1, translating into MGLGLGLAAVLAAAALCGCGALGGRVLSGQKVCYGGFKRSCYKIAYFQDLSRRVGFQEARQACEMDGGALLSLESEAEQQLIENMLQNLTRSGSGISDGDFWIGLWRSGDGLATSSACPDLYHWADGSISPFRNWYTDEPSCGSEACVVMYHQPTANPGLGGPYLYQWNDDRCNMKHNFICKYGPDNVLEKELGDRAEPDYGIFPTVPAGNPYDTNKPEDQYHVIATETGIIPNLIYVVIPTIPLLLLILVAFGTCCFQMLHKSKGRTKTSPNQSTLWISKTPRKDSSMEV; encoded by the exons gtcaaAAGGTATGCTATGGTGGCTTCAAGCGCTCCTGCTACAAGATAGCTTATTTCCAGGACTTGTCCAGACGCGTGGGCTTTCAGGAGGCCCGCCAAGCTTGTGAAATGGATGGTGGGGCTTTACTGAGCTTGGAAAGtgaagctgagcagcagcttaTAGAAAACATGTTACAGAACCTCACTAGGTCAGGCTCTGGGATTTCCGATGGTGATTTCTGGATTGGGTTGTGGAGAAGTGGTGATGGACTGGCAACCTCCAGTGCTTGCCCTGACCTTTACCATTGGGCTGATGGAAGTATTTCACCCTTCAG AAATTGGTATACAGATGAGCCTTCCTGTGGAAGCGAAGCCTGTGTTGTCATGTATCATCAGCCAACTGCAAACCCTGGACTGGGAGGGCCATATCTTTATCAATGGAATGATGATAGATGCAACATGAAGCACAATTTTATCTGCAAGTATGGCCCAG ACAATGTCTTAGAAAAAGAATTAGgagacagagcagagccagATTACG GTATTTTTCCAACAGTGCCAGCAGGAAATCCATATGacacaaacaaaccagaagatCAGTATCATGTAATAGCTACTGAAACAG GTATAATTCCAAATCTAATTTATGTTGTAATACCCACTATACCACTACTACTGTTAATACTGGTGGCTTTTGGGACTTGCTGTTTCCAGATGCTTCATAAAAG taaaggaagaacaaaaacaagtcCGAACCAGTCCACACTGTGGATTTCAAAGACCCCTAGGAAGGACAGTAGCATGGAGGTATAA